A region from the Aegilops tauschii subsp. strangulata cultivar AL8/78 chromosome 5, Aet v6.0, whole genome shotgun sequence genome encodes:
- the LOC109753760 gene encoding uncharacterized protein yields the protein MGQCGCFGAAQKEQRAEADRLEAQEARARAAEAAQKRQQEYEKSAAGRAARAQIKAMKEAKTSSNQGEPVLKWQMG from the exons ATGGGGCAGTGCGGATGCTTCGGGGCGGCGCAGAAGGAGCAGCGGGCGGAGGCCGACCGCCTCGAGGCGCAGGAGGCCCGCGCAAGGGCCGCCGAGGCCGCCCAGAAGAG GCAGCAGGAATATGAAAAGTCAGCTGCTGGACGAGCAGCACGAGCACAGATTAAAGCTATGAAGGAGGCCAAGACATCATCAAACCAAGGAGAGCCGGTTCTGAAG TGGCAGATGGGGTAA